Proteins encoded together in one Shewanella oneidensis MR-1 window:
- a CDS encoding small highly charged protein, whose product MSHSYEFEDDDAPWGDNVKGKQKNKRVKQRRRDTKRRYSDDAEVDFYQHKSK is encoded by the coding sequence ATGTCACACTCCTATGAATTTGAAGACGATGATGCGCCATGGGGCGATAACGTCAAAGGTAAGCAAAAAAACAAACGCGTAAAACAACGTCGCAGGGATACTAAGCGCCGTTATTCAGATGATGCAGAGGTGGATTTCTATCAGCATAAATCGAAGTAA